Below is a genomic region from Equus caballus isolate H_3958 breed thoroughbred chromosome X, TB-T2T, whole genome shotgun sequence.
TGATTGCTGGCGCTGGAGAATGTGTCGCATCTGATAAATGGATGGAAACATGTATGCTAGCATAAAATCCCCCATCTACATAAATGCAGTCTGAGAGCATCAGAGCAGTCTTTGaaacatttagcacagtgctCCAGAATAGAGTTctaaacagtgtgtgtgtgtgtgagagagagagagagagagagatagacagagacagacagagacacagagagaaagaggagaggagacaccCCCTCATCTCCAGGTGGCTTGGGCTTCTCAGCGGGTGTAACACATACGTGGTTATCATGGATCATGGTACAGTGGTAAGAGCACCGGATAGGAAGTTTCTGAACACTGAGTTTCAAGAACCATCACTATgacttgctgggtgaccttgggcaagtccctttaCCTATGCAGCAATTTCCTGCCTCACTGACTTCACAGGGCGACTCTGAGCACCAAATTAGCTAATGTGGAAGAAAGTTATACTGTCAAGTGCTATACAAATGTAAGGCGTCATTACTGAGCTAACTTCATTTTAGTTTAGATATCAGAAAAGCGACATAAAGCCTTTCATTAATACCAGTTATTTCCCAATATCTAATATTTCTGCCAAGTACCTCTTTCTCAGAAAATATGCTTATGGGAGAACATCACAACTACATTGGCATGTCCAGGGTGGCCATCTACATGACATCGTCTCATCCAGATTGGATGACAGCAGCAGAGACACCTCGTGGAAGAATAGCTTCCCACTAATCTTTGTCCACCTGTATATAAATCTCTGTTCTTAGTGATATTTCATGGTGCTCAGATTCTGCCAAAGGCTCATGATTGATATTGGTCCTAGCATATTTTACAGTCTGCATCCCAGTAGGTTCTCAGGGGATCAGGTGGGAAGAGAGTAAcattcttcccccaccccagtcccAAACCTCATTCCTACCTGGTCATGCTGCTGCAAACTTGACCTACATCCCACAGCAAGGATGAAAATTGGCAAGgacttacaaaaataaacttcatGGACTAAAAGATAAGGACCCTGCCCTTGTTTTCTCAATCGGATGGTCCAAAAGTGAAAACACCATAAAGTATCATTTCTGGAGTGGTCTGGAGGGCCAAGAAATGTCAGGCATTTCAAGATGACTTCCCACTACAAAAGGATGAGTTTTAACAGGTTAGATCTTAAACTCTGATAGGCCTAAGACCACcaaacagatattaaaaaaaaaaagttcaaggaAGCAAACGCATCAATACTTTcacttctcccccaacccccacccccggcAGTCTAGCTCTCTGTgggagctgagatttgaaatCGGGTGCACATACTACTTTGAACCCACTCAACATCTCAGCAGAGAAAATGGCACACTGTTGGTGGGTACTCGGGTTTAGCCACAAGAATACAGGCACTTTCAAGTTGGTGGCGCCCACTACAATGGGAGATCAAAACGCACAGTGAAATGACAGGTTTATTTTCATACTTCCTTGCCTAATTTTAGTCCTTACTGTGGGAGGCAGGTTGAATTTGCAACAGTATGATCAGGTAGCAAGAAATGgggtctttctttttctctgtgctgaGGCTCAGCTAGTGGACTAGGAACTCTCTGACTTTGTAAAATTCAAGGAAAGCAAGATATCGATGTTAATATTAGCAAGGATTTTGTCTGAATATTCTGGCATGCATAATTTATGATGTGGAATTTTGAAATTATTCACACTTTCTTAGGTTCAAGGGCAAGTGGACTTTGAACTctaaagagagaaggaaacttaCTGTGTTCTGttactttatttaatctttataacacgTCTCTGAAATATGCTGTAACATAGCCCCGTGTTACAGACGAGGAAGTGAAGCTCGGGGAGattaagtgacttccccaagCTTGAAAAAGCTTGGATTAGAACCCAGCTCCATCTGACTGTAAAGGCTATGCTGCTTCGTCAGTCATAACTCCTCCACGGACTCTGAGGGCTGGAAGGGTCCTTAAGAATCCCTGACGCCCAAAACTTCCGTTTGTATATGAAGCCAGTATCCAACATTAAACTTTATTTCCCATTAGAATGTGAACCATGCTATGCTTCACCTCACCATGAATTTTTCCCCTCTCCATTACAGTTCTACAGTGGGCCCAAAAAGGATACTACACCATAAGCAACAACTTGGTAACCCTCGAAAATGGGAAACAGCTGGCCGTTAAAAGACAAGGACTCTATTATATCTATGCCCAAGTCACCTTCTGTTCCAATCGGGAAGCTTCGGGTCAAGCTCCATTTATAGCCAGCCTCTGCCTGAGGTCCGTGAGTGGATCTGAGAGAATCTTACTTAGAGCGGCAAATACCCACAGTTCCTCCAAACCTTGCGGGCAGCAATCCATTCACTTGGGAGGAGTATTTGAATTGCAACCAGGTGCTTCGGTGTTTGTCAACGTGACTGATCCAAGCCAAGTGAGCCATGGGACCGGCTTCACATCTTTTGGTTTACTCAAACTCTGAACAGTGTAACCTCGCAGGCTGCGGCTGAGCTGATGCTGGCAGTCTTCATAATACAGCAGAGCAGTTAAGACCACCCCCTGTTGAACTGCCTATTTATAACCCTAGGATCCTCCTCACGGAGAACTATTTATTATATACCCCAAGGCACATAGGGCTGCAAAAAGTGAATCACGGGGCGGGTGAAACCCAAACAGGCCCTGTTCCATAAGAGCTTAGATTCTGAGGCAGCAACCCCACTGATGCAGACATCCCGAGAGTCCTATGGAAAGACAGGCCATTATGCACAGATTGAATGCTGAGTAAACAGCAGATAATTAGCCAAGTTCAGTTTCGTTTCTTTGCATACAGTGTCTTTCAGTGGATAATGTATTTGATTTATCAGTGAAGATGCGGAAGGGAAACAGGGAGCCTCAGCTCACATTCAGTTACGGTTGATTCTGGGTCCCTGTGGCCCCGATGGAGGGGGCAGGCTCTAGAAAGTCTAATGCAGTGGAGAACAGGAAAACCCTGCCCCCACCAACCACCCTgacactcattctctctctctttctcataaacacacacacacacacacacacacacacacacacacacaggagtcAAGCTGTTGCTAATCAGTTATCTTATTTCAACCCCATCCCTATCTCCACCACTGTAGATGGGAGAGGGGAGACGAGAGCAGCTCTgagcctgccccctcctcctcctgaaaTGACTGTATTTAAAGGAAATCTATTGTATCTACCTGCAGTCTCCATTGTTTCCAGAATGAACTTGTGATtatcttgttatttattttttgaataataaAGATCCCTTAAcgttattgttgttatttagcACCTAGAGCCCAAGGccaggttgggggaggaggagtcaTTTGGAGGGAATTTTCCCAACTTTTGTGATGTTTTCATAAACTTGGTTCTCCAGCTTTTTGTACCACAAAATATCTTGGCAACAGCACACTCCCTGAAAGTCTGCGATAGCTGTTGATGGATGACATGGAAGCTTATTCAGTGAAAAGCAATCTGGGTCTTTATTTCCAGCTTGTTCTGGAAAGGTTGCAGGGAATTGAAAAGAGACTGGTTTTTTCTCGATTAATCACAGCTAAGTGAAGCTAGAGGGAAGGCCTTAAATGAGAAGCAGTCGcttatctttttaatagctgTCTAGGTGGTTCCACCTTAGCAACAGGAAAGGGAGCTGCGACAAACCGAGAGGAAGTATTGGCCCCTTGGTCTTCTACTGAAGCCAGTGGAGCGGTTCCTTGTCACCTCCAATTGAGGGCTTTTACACGTAAGAAACCCAGAGTGGCTTCTTCATCTTTACTGGTAGAGTGCATTGTTTAAGACACACTATACGTTCAAGCAGAAAAATATGACTAGAAATAGAAGTAAGAAATAAGAGTGGGAATAAGAGGGGAGTGAGGAGAGGCAGGGTCAGCTCCTGGCCACTGCCCCTGCTCCTCAGGCCTGTGCACAGCACAGTCCCTTCTTGGTTGAGTGATTTTGAAGGACTTGGAGCGTGAATTTCTAACACAAGGTTGAAATCATGCTAGGCAAACTAGCTTGGCTGTGCAGTTTCTCCAACGAGAGAATTTTGGCAGGGGTGACATTTGTTGATTTAGGGATTCCCTTAGGGATATGTCCACAATGCTATCTTGTCCTCCGGAGCGAAGATCCTTCTGCAGTGTAGCCCTCTGCGTGGGAGACTTGAAGGAAGTGGGGTGCGGCGTGGCAGCGAGGAGACATTGGTCATGATCTTCTCACAGGTATGGGTCTCCCTTAGGAAGGCTGGGACCCCAGGTCTAGCTGAGGGGAGGGCTTGGACCAGTCCAGAGAGAAGAAGACAACACACAGGCCATGACTCTCTCTCCCTCATGGTAACTGAGTGCCCACTCTGTAGCACACCCATATGTGCCCAACTGCCTGGGTGAGACAGTGGGGCTGGTGATGGGCAGGAGGGTTCAGAAGAAGGGAATCCATGTCCAGCCTGGACAAATCAATTATAGTCTTTATTTACTCACATCCTCTGACTTAAACATTGCCCCTGCACTTCACCCCGCCTTCTTGTTCTCCCTCTTTGGGAATCATTATCTTCCAGATTACCTCTACCTCTAGCAACCAAGTTGCTAACAATATCTGTGATCAGAAGGAAAGCTATAGATACAAAAACTCTCAATTTTCTATGCTAACTCATCTGCTCCCATGCTTTCTACTGCTCTCCAAATGCTACCTCTTGTAGCTCCAGCCCAGAACTTTCCCTTAAGCTTCGGCCTCACATGGCCAGCTGCCATCAGACTGCTTCCTCATGAGGTCACCTTGCCCACCCCACGAATTCCAGACCCTATCCTTAacttctcctcttcctgtcctaCATACCCACAGTGGGCTGTCTCCCTTGGTTCACGGGTTTAACAACCACCTTCATGCTACTCATGTCATGCCTTTAGTCCTGACCTGCTCCCTAGAGTTTGTGGCCCCACTGCCTGCATCTCCAAATGGTCGGCCTGGGGCCCTCAAACCCAATGCATCCAAATGGAATACTTGATCCTTTCCCCCACATAGTGGGATCCACTTTCAGTGTTTCCCTTTCCAGTGAATGGCAGCCTCATCTACCCTGCTTCCCAAGCCAGAAACTTGGCTGACTTCTCACCGTCCTCACTCCCATGCCCAATCCCACCAGCCTATACACATCAACCCTATTTCTTAGATAGTTCTTAAATTAATCTACTTCTTTCTATCTCTACTGCCACTCTCCCAGTCCAAACTACGGTCATCTCTCTTCTGGAAAACTACGATAGCCTCCTAGactccctgcctccactcttgTTCCCTCTCATCTATTCTCCATACACAGCCAGAGTGAATTCTTAAACACAAGTCTGATTTCACCACTCTTAAAGACCAGAATAATTAACTTATTTCATCTCCTACCAATGCCTCTCTCAGTGTCTTTAGTTCTAATCCTCAGCTCCTCTAAGCAAGCCTGCAAATGCTTTCCTGTCTTAGGCCCCAGGTGGGcatgctgttttctcttcttgtaacaCCCATTCCCTCCCCCACTGCACCCTGTACTTTAGCTTCACAGCCCTTACCATGGTTGAGGTTTTTACTACTATGCTGTGAGCATCTTGAGGACCAAGAATTTGTCCTGTTCACCACAGTAACTTCAGTGTCTACCACAGGACCTGGCATAGAATTGGCCCTATATTCATTGCATGAAGGAATAGATAAATGCGGCTGCTTACAACTGAGTAGTCCGTGAAATAACTCTGTGCTGGTTGAAGAAAAAATTTGCAATACTGTAAAAACCTCCATTATGTCAAAAATATCTATATCATAAAAATGTACTCAGGGAGTAGAAAATGACTGAGAATTATACTGTAGctaaaaatagataatatatttttattatatatttcatgCTAGTTTGCAAAAGAGTATATGATGTTTGCTCCAAACGTCACCTGGACATTTTCAAAGTTGTTCCAATAAATGAAGAGAACTTGAGTACATTTCTGATCTACCTATAAGATTCTGAgtataaattatctcatttaattctatttttataagcACGTCATTTCTGCATTCCATCTAAGGGGGGAAAGA
It encodes:
- the CD40LG gene encoding CD40 ligand isoform X2: MTLMIVSALFAVYLHRRLDKIEDERNLHEDFVFMKTIQRCNKGEGPLSLLNCEEIRSQFEGFVKDIMLNEEVKKKGENFEMQKGDQEPQIAAHVISEASSKTASVLQWAQKGYYTISNNLVTLENGKQLAVKRQGLYYIYAQVTFCSNREASGQAPFIASLCLRSVSGSERILLRAANTHSSSKPCGQQSIHLGGVFELQPGASVFVNVTDPSQVSHGTGFTSFGLLKL